The proteins below are encoded in one region of Sulfolobus islandicus Y.N.15.51:
- the cca gene encoding CCA tRNA nucleotidyltransferase yields the protein MIEEEVLKIIKPTEEDKKGIEKVLEIIRERLNKLDFEVEGSFRKGTWLRQDTDIDVFVFYPKDVGKEYLERNALNDIINRIKDLDYTLAYAEHPYVIVNINNVEVDIVPALRVESGDKAITAVDRTPFHTKYVTSHLDERGKDEVRLLKRFMKGIGVYGAELKVQGFSGYATELLIIYYGNFRKVLEEASKWKHPIKIELTKPMKIFSEPLIIPDPVDPKRNVTAAVSLKNIATFSIAAKYYLKNPSIEFFFPSKKVEEKVKGDVLILRLNLDEKSSEDIVWGQIKRSVNKIERALKQYGFRVIDVQAWGDTNNITIAVQLESKNIGQYYLNIGPQYYSETIEDFIQKNDNIWVGEDGRLYSIKERKEYDAETIAKKNIVLKVKYNIESYWLQNKEDQQIMKFLRKTPTWLK from the coding sequence TTGATAGAGGAGGAAGTACTGAAGATAATAAAACCCACTGAAGAAGACAAAAAAGGAATAGAAAAAGTATTGGAAATCATTAGGGAAAGGTTAAATAAATTAGATTTCGAGGTCGAGGGATCATTTAGGAAAGGAACTTGGCTAAGACAAGATACAGATATAGACGTCTTCGTATTTTATCCTAAAGATGTTGGAAAAGAATATCTAGAAAGAAACGCTCTAAACGATATTATTAACAGAATAAAAGATCTCGATTATACTTTAGCATACGCTGAACATCCGTATGTGATAGTCAATATAAATAACGTAGAAGTAGATATAGTCCCAGCCTTGAGAGTGGAAAGCGGAGATAAGGCAATAACTGCAGTTGATAGAACACCATTCCATACGAAATACGTTACTTCCCACTTGGACGAAAGAGGAAAAGATGAGGTTAGATTACTTAAAAGGTTCATGAAAGGAATAGGCGTTTACGGGGCTGAATTGAAAGTACAAGGATTCTCTGGATATGCAACAGAACTCTTAATTATATATTATGGAAATTTTAGAAAAGTTCTAGAAGAGGCCTCAAAATGGAAGCATCCAATAAAAATAGAATTAACGAAACCAATGAAAATTTTTTCTGAGCCATTAATTATCCCAGACCCAGTAGACCCTAAAAGAAATGTAACCGCCGCAGTGTCATTAAAAAATATAGCGACATTTTCCATTGCCGCAAAATATTATCTAAAAAACCCCTCTATAGAGTTCTTCTTTCCATCAAAAAAAGTAGAGGAAAAAGTTAAGGGAGACGTGCTAATTTTAAGGTTAAATTTGGACGAGAAGAGTTCAGAGGATATCGTATGGGGTCAAATAAAGAGAAGTGTAAACAAAATAGAGAGAGCACTAAAACAATATGGTTTTAGAGTAATCGATGTACAAGCATGGGGAGATACCAATAATATCACTATTGCAGTACAACTGGAAAGTAAGAACATTGGACAGTATTATCTAAATATTGGACCACAATACTACTCAGAAACTATAGAAGATTTTATTCAGAAAAATGATAATATATGGGTTGGAGAAGATGGAAGATTATACTCTATAAAAGAGAGAAAGGAATACGATGCAGAGACAATAGCCAAAAAGAATATAGTTCTAAAGGTGAAGTACAATATCGAGAGTTATTGGCTACAAAACAAGGAAGATCAACAAATAATGAAATTCTTGAGGAAAACTCCAACTTGGTTAAAATAA
- the thpR gene encoding RNA 2',3'-cyclic phosphodiesterase, with protein sequence MRLFIGIEVPQSPKLLEIFEIVKNAGADIKLVEPYNIHITLLFLGEVREDRVEEVKDSMSGLKFNKFKVTLKGLGAFPNLTRPRVVWVGIVEGQQQLRQIRSYILNELLKRKIRPEDDKDFSPHLTIGRVKSYNSISNLINTINENMNVDIGTFEVNNAVLFKSTLTPKGPIYDKLFEVSSIDRGGSTEDNKTH encoded by the coding sequence ATGAGGCTCTTTATAGGCATAGAAGTACCGCAATCCCCAAAACTGCTTGAAATATTCGAGATAGTAAAAAATGCAGGAGCCGACATAAAATTGGTCGAACCATATAACATTCACATTACACTATTATTCCTAGGCGAAGTTAGAGAGGATAGAGTAGAAGAAGTGAAAGATTCAATGAGTGGGTTAAAATTCAATAAATTTAAAGTTACACTAAAAGGTTTAGGGGCATTTCCAAATTTAACAAGACCAAGAGTAGTTTGGGTTGGAATCGTTGAGGGCCAACAACAGCTTAGACAGATTAGATCTTATATACTTAACGAGCTATTAAAGCGAAAAATTAGACCAGAAGACGATAAGGATTTCTCACCACATTTAACAATAGGCAGGGTAAAAAGCTACAACTCCATTAGCAACCTCATAAATACGATTAACGAGAATATGAACGTGGATATTGGAACCTTTGAAGTTAATAATGCTGTTCTCTTTAAAAGCACGTTAACTCCAAAAGGTCCAATATATGATAAACTATTTGAAGTGAGTTCAATTGATAGAGGAGGAAGTACTGAAGATAATAAAACCCACTGA
- a CDS encoding serine/threonine protein kinase, with translation MVKISCFIYPTYSKEVEEELRKAGFDYAYSFGQKNLGSLKVLGKGKTGIVVLVEPYKVLKIRRTDAPKETLEIEAKLQIKAGEEVAPRVYDYGKNFILMEYIHGRNLMKNERRETIIDLLERARILEEKLIEHKELSRPWKNVIVSYNRTYIIDYDSATIKEKPRNVTKLLSNYLNRRDLGVKYSKSEITFDQLLSQLF, from the coding sequence TTGGTTAAAATAAGCTGTTTTATCTACCCTACTTATTCTAAAGAAGTTGAAGAAGAGCTAAGAAAGGCGGGATTTGATTACGCGTACTCATTTGGTCAAAAGAACTTAGGGAGTTTAAAAGTATTAGGGAAAGGAAAAACTGGAATAGTAGTATTAGTTGAACCATACAAAGTCCTAAAAATAAGGAGAACAGATGCTCCTAAGGAAACCTTAGAAATTGAAGCAAAATTACAAATCAAAGCCGGAGAGGAAGTAGCACCAAGGGTTTACGATTACGGTAAGAATTTTATTTTAATGGAGTATATACATGGGAGAAATTTAATGAAAAATGAGAGAAGAGAAACAATAATTGATTTACTAGAAAGAGCTAGAATTCTTGAAGAGAAACTCATAGAGCATAAAGAATTGAGTAGACCATGGAAAAACGTAATAGTCTCGTATAACAGAACGTATATTATAGATTACGATTCTGCGACAATAAAAGAGAAACCCAGAAATGTCACAAAACTACTTTCAAACTATCTAAATAGGCGTGACTTGGGGGTCAAGTATTCTAAATCTGAAATAACTTTTGACCAGCTCTTATCTCAGTTGTTCTAA
- a CDS encoding putative integrase, whose protein sequence is METINGEVKERYVGPLADVVESYLKLKESNGIGGVGGTPHNGAAGI, encoded by the coding sequence TTGGAAACGATAAACGGTGAGGTAAAGGAGCGTTACGTTGGTCCTTTAGCTGACGTTGTTGAATCGTATCTGAAGTTGAAAGAAAGTAATGGAATTGGGGGTGTGGGGGGTACCCCCCACAATGGGGCCGCCGGGATTTGA